A stretch of Triticum urartu cultivar G1812 unplaced genomic scaffold, Tu2.1 TuUngrouped_contig_6568, whole genome shotgun sequence DNA encodes these proteins:
- the LOC125530802 gene encoding uncharacterized protein LOC125530802, translating into MDVCVRCGRVTEDAFHAVVTCPQAHAVWEAMRDEWQIPEQDELINTGPEWVLDLLARVNERVRRNVLMIIWRNWQTRNDQVQSKDGGDPVKGKGIMEGSLQEPVKERCWGPLEAELMAAKEGAEMARRYAAGQWKVVEQPEEPRDNGRELPTEPKSSPAPILPFPPPMYLPVTPAPPPPAPVIQEVEAIRAVVAESEKVLEKLQKKEATMREELTKRAKELHDKEFKLPYQNPAPCTDERAGCAECYRSNVQDPLKCAEAVKRFEACVRMARRGGGAMGGAPE; encoded by the exons ATGGATGTGTGTGTGCGTTGTGGTAGAGTAACTGAGGATGCCTTCCATGCAGTTGTTACGTGCCCTCAAGCACATGCTGTATGGGAGGCCATGAGAGATGAATGGCAAATACCTGAACAAGATGAGCTGATCAATACTGGTCCAGAATGGGTGCTTGATCTTCTTGCCAGAGTTAATGAGAGAGTGCGGAGAAATGTGCTAATGATTATCTGGAGGAATTGGCAGACCAGGAACGATCAA GTGCAGAGTAAGGACGGTGGGGACCCTGTGAAAGGAAAAGGTATAATGGAAGGAAGCCTGCAAGAGCCAGTGAAGGAGAG GTGCTGGGGTCCTCTGGAAGCAGAACTTATGGCCGCAAAGGAAGGTGCGGAGATGGCACGTAGATATGCTGCTG GACAATGGAAGGTGGTGGAGCAACCAGAGGAGCCTCGGGACAATGGCAGGGAACTTCCAACTGAACCCAAGAGCAGCCCTGCTCCTATTTTGCCTTTTCCGCCACCCATGTACCTACCAGTGACCCCCGCTCCTCCACCGCCCGCACCGGTGATCCAGGAGGTGGAAGCCATACGCGCCGTGGTGGCGGAGAGCGAGAAGGTGCTGGAGAAGCTGCAGAAGAAGGAGGCGACGATGCGCGAGGAGCTCACCAAGAGGGCCAAGGAGCTGCATGACAAGGAGTTCAAGCTGCCCTACCAGAACCCCGCGCCGTGCACCGACGAGAGGGCCGGCTGCGCCGAGTGCTACAGGAGCAACGTGCAGGATCCGCTCAAGTGCGCCGAGGCCGTCAAGAGGTTCGAGGCGTGCGTCCGCATGGCGAGGCGGGGTGGTGGGGCCATGGGAGGTGCCCCGGAGTAG
- the LOC125530801 gene encoding putative disease resistance protein RGA4 isoform X1 has product MAELVAAMAIRPLVSILMSKASSSLLDEYKVMEGMEEQHKVLKRKLPAILDVMTDAEEQATEHRDGAKAWLQELKTVAYEANEVFDEFKYEALRREARKKGHYRKLGFDVIKLFPTHNRIVFRYKMGRKLCRILKAIDVLIAEMHAFRFKYRPQPPVPKQWRQTDSVITDLQDIASRSRDKDKKNIVATLLGQANNADFIVVPIVGMGGLGKTTLAQLIYNDPEIQKHFQLLLWVCVSDTFDVNSLAKSIVEASPNKNVDTDKPPLDRLQKLVSGQRYLLVLDDVWDNKELRKWERLKVCLQHGGMGSAVLTTTRDKRVAEIMGADRAAYNLNALEDHFIKEIIVDRAFNLENGKPPELLKMVGEIVKRCCGSPLAASALGSVLRTKTTVKEWNAIASRSSICTEETGILPILKLSYNDLPSHMKQCFAFCAVFPKDYKIDVAKLIQLWIANGFIPEHKEDSLETIGQLIFDELASRSFFLDIERSKEHWEYYSRTTCKIHDLMHDIAMSVMGKECVAVTMELSKIEWLGDTARHLFLSCKGTEGILNASLEKRSPAIQTLICDSPMQSSLKHLSKYNSLHALKLCIRGTESFLLKSMYLHHLRYLDLSYSSIKALPEDTSILYNLQVLDLSYCNHLDRLPRQMKYMTSLRHLYTDGCWNLKSMPPELGKLTNLQTLTCFVAGVPGPDCSDVGELHDLKIGGQLELRQVENVEKAEAGVANLGNKKDLRELSLRWTEVGESKVLDKFEPHGGLQVLKIYSYGGECMGMLQNMVEIHLFHCEGLQILFRCSAIFTFPKLKVLMLEHLLGFEGWWKIDERQEEQTIFPVLEKLFISYCGKLVAFPEALLLRGPCGEGDYTLVRSAFPALKVLKMEDLESFQRWDAVEETQGEQILFPCLEKLSIEKCPKLAALPEAPLLRGPCGEGGYTLVHSAFPSLKVLKMEDLESFRRWDAVEETQGEQILFPCLEELSIEKCPELINLPEAPLLEEPCSGGGYRLVRSAFPALKVLKMKCLGSFQRWDGAAKGEQIFFPQLEKLSVQQCPMLIDLPEVPKISVLEIEDGKQEIFQFVDKYLSSLTNLILKLKNTETPSEVECTSILPVDNKEKWNQKSPLTVVGLGCCNSFFGPGALEPWGYFVHLENLEIDRCDVLVHWPENVFQSMVSLRTLLIRNCKNLTGYAQAPLEPLASERSQHPRGLESLYLENCPSLVEMFNVPASLKEMYIDGCIKLESIFGKQQGMAELVQVSSSSEADVPTAVSELPSSPMNHFYTCLEYLRLVGCGSLPAVLSLPLSLKTIRIAGCSSIQVLSCQLGGLQKPEATTYRSRSPIMPQPPAATAREHLLPPHLESLTIWDCAGMLGGPLRLPAPLKTLRIIGNSGLTSLECLSGEHPPSLEYLDLEKSSTLASLPNEPQVYSSLWALEIRGCPAIKKLPRCLQPQLGTIDHKFLDACYKVTEFKPLKPKTWKEIPRLVRERRQACRS; this is encoded by the exons ATGGCGGAGCTGGTGGCCGCCATGGCCATCCGGCCACTGGTGTCCATCCTAATGAGCAAGGCGTCCAGCTCACTCCTGGATGAGTACAAGGTGATGGAGGGAATGGAGGAGCAGCACAAGGTTCTCAAGCGCAAGCTTCCAGCCATCCTTGACGTCATGACTGACGCCGAGGAGCAG GCAACGGAGCATAGAGATGGCGCCAAAGCCTGGCTCCAGGAGCTCAAGACTGTGGCCTATGAGGCAAATGAAGTCTTCGATGAATTCAAGTACGAAGCACTCCGCCGTGAAGCCAGGAAGAAGGGGCACTACAGAAAGCTTGGATTCGATGTAATAAAGCTATTCCCTACTCACAACCGTATTGTGTTCCGCTACAAAATGGGTCGCAAGCTTTGCCGGATTCTGAAGGCCATTGATGTCCTTATAGCGGAGATGCATGCCTTTAGGTTCAAGTACCGACCACAGCCGCCGGTGCCCAAGCAGTGGAGGCAGACGGATTCTGTTATCACCGACCTGCAAGACATTGCCAGCAGATCCAGAGACAAGGATAAGAAGAATATTGTCGCTACACTACTTGGTCAAGCTAACAATGCAGATTTCATAGTCGTTCCCATTGTTGGAATGGGGGGCCTTGGCAAGACCACATTAGCGCAGCTCATATACAATGATCCTGAAATTCAGAAGCATTTCCAGTTGCTGCTCTGGGTTTGTGTCTCTGATACCTTTGATGTGAACTCCCTGGCCAAGAGTATAGTTGAAGCATCTCCCAATAAGAATGTTGATACAGACAAACCACCACTGGATAGACTTCAAAAACTGGTCAGCGGACAGCGGTATCTCCTTGTATTGGATGATGTTTGGGACAACAAAGAGTTACGTAAGTGGGAAAGGCTGAAGGTATGTCTTCAGCATGGTGGCATGGGCAGTGCAGTGTTGACAACAACTCGTGATAAACGAGTTGCTGAAATTATGGGTGCAGATAGGGCAGCCTACAATCTCAATGCTTTGGAGGATCACTTCATAAAGGAAATTATTGTGGATAGAGCATTCAATTTAGAGAATGGAAAGCCTCCCGAGCTACTCAAGATGGTTGGTGAGATTGTGAAGAGATGTTGTGGCTCTCCATTAGCTGCAAGTGCACTGGGCTCTGTACTTCGTACCAAGACCACCGTGAAAGAATGGAATGCTATAGCATCTAGAAGCAGCATTTGCACTGAGGAAACTGGAATCTTGCCAATACTCAAGCTTAGCTACAACGACTTGCCATCGCACATGAAGCAGTGCTTTGCTTTTTGTGCTGTATTTCCAAAGGATTACAAGATTGATGTAGCGAAGCTGATCCAACTATGGATCGCAAATGGCTTTATCCCTGAACACAAGGAAGATAGTCTTGAAACCATTGGACAACTTATTTTTGATGAGCTTGCTTCAAGGTCATTCTTTCTGGATATAGAGAGGAGTAAAGAACACTGGGAGTATTATTCCAGAACAACATGTAAAATCCACGAtcttatgcatgatattgcaatGTCTGTTATGGGAAAGGAATGTGTTGCTGTGACTATGGAGCTAAGTAAAATTGAGTGGCTTGGAGATACTGCTCGGCATTTGTTTTTATCATGTAAAGGAACAGAAGGTATTTTGAATGCTTCTTTGGAGAAAAGATCCCCTGCCATTCAAACACTCATATGTGATAGTCCTATGCAAAGTTCATTGAAGCATCTATCAAAATATAACTCTTTGCACGCCTTGAAGCTCTGTATTAGAGGCACAGAATCATTTCTTCTGAAATCAATGTATCTGCATCACCTGAGGTACCTTGATCTCTCATACAGTTCTATCAAAGCACTTCCTGAAGATACAAGTATTCTATATAACCTGCAAGTGTTGGACCTTTCCTACTGTAATCATCTTGATCGACTTCCAAGGCAAATGAAGTATATGACTTCCCTCCGTCACCTCTACACTGATGGATGTTGGAACTTGAAGAGCATGCCTCCAGAACTAGGAAAACTCACTAACCTGCAGACGCTGACATGTTTTGTGGCAGGAGTTCCTGGCCCTGATTGCAGTGATGTTGGAGAGCTGCATGATTTAAAGATTGGTGGTCAGCTAGAGCTACGCCAGGTAGAGAATGTTGAAAAAGCAGAAGCAGGAGTGGCGAATCTTGGAAACAAGAAGGATCTCAGAGAACTGTCGTTAAGATGGACAGAGGTTGGCGAGAGCAAGGTGCTTGACAAGTTCGAACCTCATGGTGGGCTGCAGGTTCTGAAGATATATTCCTATGGAGGAGAGTGCATGGGTATGCTGCAAAACATGGTTGAGATCCATCTTTTTCATTGTGAAGGATTGCAAATTTTGTTCAGATGCAGTGCAATCTTCACTTTTCCAAAACTGAAGGTGCTTATGCTAGAACATCTGTTGGGTTTTGAAGGATGGTGGAAAATAGATGAGAGGCAAGAAGAACAAACAATATTTCCTGTGCTTGAGAAGTTGTTTATTAGCTATTGTGGAAAGTTGGTAGCATTCCCTGAAGCACTATTGCTGCGAGGACCTTGTGGTGAAGGTGATTATACATTGGTACGCTCAGCATTTCCTGCCCTGAAGGTGCTCAAAATGGAAGATTTGGAGAGCTTTCAGAGATGGGATGCAGTCGAAGAGACTCAAGGAGAACAGATATTGTTTCCTTGTCTAGAGAAACTGTCAATTGAGAAATGCCCAAAGCTGGCAGCATTACCTGAAGCACCATTGCTGCGAGGACCTTGTGGTGAGGGTGGTTATACATTGGTACACTCTGCGTTTCCTTCCCTAAAGGTACTCAAAATGGAAGATTTGGAGAGCTTTCGGAGATGGGATGCAGTCGAAGAGACTCAAGGAGAACAGATATTGTTTCCTTGTCTTGAGGAACTGTCAATTGAGAAATGCCCAGAGCTGATAAATTTACCTGAAGCACCATTGCTTGAAGAACCATGTAGCGGAGGTGGTTATAGATTGGTACGTTCAGCCTTTCCTGCCCTCAAGGTGCTCAAAATGAAATGCTTGGGGAGTTTTCAGAGATGGGATGGTGCTGCCAAAGGTGAACAAATATTTTTTCCACAGCTTGAGAAACTATCAGTTCAGCAATGCCCAATGTTGATAGATTTACCTGAGGTACCAAAAATCAGTGTGTTAGAAATTGAAGATGGCAAGCAAGAGATCTTCCAGTTTGTGGACAAATATTTGTCCTCATTGACCAATCTGATACTGAAGCTAAAAAATACAGAAACACCATCAGAGGTTGAGTGCACTTCAATTCTACCTGTGGACAACAAGGAGAAATGGAACCAGAAATCCCCTCTGACAGTTGTGGGGTTAGGATGCTGCAACTCATTCTTTGGACCAGGTGCACTAGAGCCGTGGGGCTATTTTGTACACCTTGAAAACTTGGAAATTGATAGATGTGATGTGCTCGTCCACTGGCCAGAGAATGTGTTCCAAAGCATGGTATCCTTGAGGACATTACTGATTAGAAACTGCAAAAATCTGACTGGATATGCACAAGCTCCTCTTGAGCCGTTGGCGTCTGAAAGGAGTCAGCACCCGAGAGGTCTGGAGTCTCTTTATTTAGAAAACTGCCCAAGTTTAGTAGAGATGTTCAACGTCCCGGCATCTCTCAAGGAAATGTATATTGATGGGTGCATTAAGCTTGAGTCCATATTCGGCAAGCAGCAGGGCATGGCAGAGTTAGTCCAAGTATCTTCTAGCAGTGAGGCAGACGTGCCTACAGCTGTATCAGAGTTGCCATCCTCACCCATGAATCACTTTTATACATGCCTAGAATATCTACGTTTAGTTGGATGTGGAAGCTTACCAGCGGTTCTAAGTCTGCCTTTGTCCTTAAAGACCATACGGATTGCTGGCTGCAGTAGTATTCAAGTCCTATCATGCCAGCTGGGTGGGCTCCAGAAACCAGAAGCCACTACCTACAGAAGCAGAAGTCCTATCATGCCACAGCCACCAGCAGCAACTGCAAGAGAGCATTTACTTCCTCCCCATCTCGAATCTCTAACAATATGGGACTGTGCTGGCATGTTGGGTGGGCCTCTCCGTCTGCCTGCACCCCTCAAGACACTGCGCATTATTGGCAACAGTGGGCTGACATCGCTGGAGTGTCTGTCGGGAGAGCACCCCCCATCGTTGGAATACCTTGATCTTGAAAAATCCAGTACCCTGGCATCCCTGCCGAATGAGCCGCAAGTATACAGTTCTCTCTGGGCTCTTGAAATTAGAGGCTGCCCTGCTATAAAGAAGCTCCCTAGATGCCTGCAGCCGCAACTGGGCACCATCGACCACAAATTTCTAGATGCCTGCTATAAAG TAACGGAATTCAAACCATTGAAACCGAAGACATGGAAGGAAATACCGAGGCTAGTCCGTGAGCGGAGGCAGGCCTGCCGGAGCTGA
- the LOC125530801 gene encoding putative disease resistance protein RGA4 isoform X2, with translation MAERVPAMAIRPLVSILMSKASSSLLDEYKVMEGMEEQHKVLKRKLPAILDVMTDAEEQATEHRDGAKAWLQELKTVAYEANEVFDEFKYEALRREARKKGHYRKLGFDVIKLFPTHNRIVFRYKMGRKLCRILKAIDVLIAEMHAFRFKYRPQPPVPKQWRQTDSVITDLQDIASRSRDKDKKNIVATLLGQANNADFIVVPIVGMGGLGKTTLAQLIYNDPEIQKHFQLLLWVCVSDTFDVNSLAKSIVEASPNKNVDTDKPPLDRLQKLVSGQRYLLVLDDVWDNKELRKWERLKVCLQHGGMGSAVLTTTRDKRVAEIMGADRAAYNLNALEDHFIKEIIVDRAFNLENGKPPELLKMVGEIVKRCCGSPLAASALGSVLRTKTTVKEWNAIASRSSICTEETGILPILKLSYNDLPSHMKQCFAFCAVFPKDYKIDVAKLIQLWIANGFIPEHKEDSLETIGQLIFDELASRSFFLDIERSKEHWEYYSRTTCKIHDLMHDIAMSVMGKECVAVTMELSKIEWLGDTARHLFLSCKGTEGILNASLEKRSPAIQTLICDSPMQSSLKHLSKYNSLHALKLCIRGTESFLLKSMYLHHLRYLDLSYSSIKALPEDTSILYNLQVLDLSYCNHLDRLPRQMKYMTSLRHLYTDGCWNLKSMPPELGKLTNLQTLTCFVAGVPGPDCSDVGELHDLKIGGQLELRQVENVEKAEAGVANLGNKKDLRELSLRWTEVGESKVLDKFEPHGGLQVLKIYSYGGECMGMLQNMVEIHLFHCEGLQILFRCSAIFTFPKLKVLMLEHLLGFEGWWKIDERQEEQTIFPVLEKLFISYCGKLVAFPEALLLRGPCGEGDYTLVRSAFPALKVLKMEDLESFQRWDAVEETQGEQILFPCLEKLSIEKCPKLAALPEAPLLRGPCGEGGYTLVHSAFPSLKVLKMEDLESFRRWDAVEETQGEQILFPCLEELSIEKCPELINLPEAPLLEEPCSGGGYRLVRSAFPALKVLKMKCLGSFQRWDGAAKGEQIFFPQLEKLSVQQCPMLIDLPEVPKISVLEIEDGKQEIFQFVDKYLSSLTNLILKLKNTETPSEVECTSILPVDNKEKWNQKSPLTVVGLGCCNSFFGPGALEPWGYFVHLENLEIDRCDVLVHWPENVFQSMVSLRTLLIRNCKNLTGYAQAPLEPLASERSQHPRGLESLYLENCPSLVEMFNVPASLKEMYIDGCIKLESIFGKQQGMAELVQVSSSSEADVPTAVSELPSSPMNHFYTCLEYLRLVGCGSLPAVLSLPLSLKTIRIAGCSSIQVLSCQLGGLQKPEATTYRSRSPIMPQPPAATAREHLLPPHLESLTIWDCAGMLGGPLRLPAPLKTLRIIGNSGLTSLECLSGEHPPSLEYLDLEKSSTLASLPNEPQVYSSLWALEIRGCPAIKKLPRCLQPQLGTIDHKFLDACYKVTEFKPLKPKTWKEIPRLVRERRQACRS, from the exons ATGGCGGAGCGGGTGCCCGCCATGGCCATCCGGCCACTGGTGTCCATCCTAATGAGCAAGGCGTCCAGCTCACTCCTGGATGAGTACAAGGTGATGGAGGGAATGGAGGAGCAGCACAAGGTTCTCAAGCGCAAGCTTCCAGCCATCCTTGACGTCATGACTGACGCCGAGGAGCAGGCAACGGAGCATAGAGATGGCGCCAAAGCCTGGCTCCAGGAGCTCAAGACTGTGGCCTATGAGGCAAATGAAGTCTTCGATGAATTCAAGTACGAAGCACTCCGCCGTGAAGCCAGGAAGAAGGGGCACTACAGAAAGCTTGGATTCGATGTAATAAAGCTATTCCCTACTCACAACCGTATTGTGTTCCGCTACAAAATGGGTCGCAAGCTTTGCCGGATTCTGAAGGCCATTGATGTCCTTATAGCGGAGATGCATGCCTTTAGGTTCAAGTACCGACCACAGCCGCCGGTGCCCAAGCAGTGGAGGCAGACGGATTCTGTTATCACCGACCTGCAAGACATTGCCAGCAGATCCAGAGACAAGGATAAGAAGAATATTGTCGCTACACTACTTGGTCAAGCTAACAATGCAGATTTCATAGTCGTTCCCATTGTTGGAATGGGGGGCCTTGGCAAGACCACATTAGCGCAGCTCATATACAATGATCCTGAAATTCAGAAGCATTTCCAGTTGCTGCTCTGGGTTTGTGTCTCTGATACCTTTGATGTGAACTCCCTGGCCAAGAGTATAGTTGAAGCATCTCCCAATAAGAATGTTGATACAGACAAACCACCACTGGATAGACTTCAAAAACTGGTCAGCGGACAGCGGTATCTCCTTGTATTGGATGATGTTTGGGACAACAAAGAGTTACGTAAGTGGGAAAGGCTGAAGGTATGTCTTCAGCATGGTGGCATGGGCAGTGCAGTGTTGACAACAACTCGTGATAAACGAGTTGCTGAAATTATGGGTGCAGATAGGGCAGCCTACAATCTCAATGCTTTGGAGGATCACTTCATAAAGGAAATTATTGTGGATAGAGCATTCAATTTAGAGAATGGAAAGCCTCCCGAGCTACTCAAGATGGTTGGTGAGATTGTGAAGAGATGTTGTGGCTCTCCATTAGCTGCAAGTGCACTGGGCTCTGTACTTCGTACCAAGACCACCGTGAAAGAATGGAATGCTATAGCATCTAGAAGCAGCATTTGCACTGAGGAAACTGGAATCTTGCCAATACTCAAGCTTAGCTACAACGACTTGCCATCGCACATGAAGCAGTGCTTTGCTTTTTGTGCTGTATTTCCAAAGGATTACAAGATTGATGTAGCGAAGCTGATCCAACTATGGATCGCAAATGGCTTTATCCCTGAACACAAGGAAGATAGTCTTGAAACCATTGGACAACTTATTTTTGATGAGCTTGCTTCAAGGTCATTCTTTCTGGATATAGAGAGGAGTAAAGAACACTGGGAGTATTATTCCAGAACAACATGTAAAATCCACGAtcttatgcatgatattgcaatGTCTGTTATGGGAAAGGAATGTGTTGCTGTGACTATGGAGCTAAGTAAAATTGAGTGGCTTGGAGATACTGCTCGGCATTTGTTTTTATCATGTAAAGGAACAGAAGGTATTTTGAATGCTTCTTTGGAGAAAAGATCCCCTGCCATTCAAACACTCATATGTGATAGTCCTATGCAAAGTTCATTGAAGCATCTATCAAAATATAACTCTTTGCACGCCTTGAAGCTCTGTATTAGAGGCACAGAATCATTTCTTCTGAAATCAATGTATCTGCATCACCTGAGGTACCTTGATCTCTCATACAGTTCTATCAAAGCACTTCCTGAAGATACAAGTATTCTATATAACCTGCAAGTGTTGGACCTTTCCTACTGTAATCATCTTGATCGACTTCCAAGGCAAATGAAGTATATGACTTCCCTCCGTCACCTCTACACTGATGGATGTTGGAACTTGAAGAGCATGCCTCCAGAACTAGGAAAACTCACTAACCTGCAGACGCTGACATGTTTTGTGGCAGGAGTTCCTGGCCCTGATTGCAGTGATGTTGGAGAGCTGCATGATTTAAAGATTGGTGGTCAGCTAGAGCTACGCCAGGTAGAGAATGTTGAAAAAGCAGAAGCAGGAGTGGCGAATCTTGGAAACAAGAAGGATCTCAGAGAACTGTCGTTAAGATGGACAGAGGTTGGCGAGAGCAAGGTGCTTGACAAGTTCGAACCTCATGGTGGGCTGCAGGTTCTGAAGATATATTCCTATGGAGGAGAGTGCATGGGTATGCTGCAAAACATGGTTGAGATCCATCTTTTTCATTGTGAAGGATTGCAAATTTTGTTCAGATGCAGTGCAATCTTCACTTTTCCAAAACTGAAGGTGCTTATGCTAGAACATCTGTTGGGTTTTGAAGGATGGTGGAAAATAGATGAGAGGCAAGAAGAACAAACAATATTTCCTGTGCTTGAGAAGTTGTTTATTAGCTATTGTGGAAAGTTGGTAGCATTCCCTGAAGCACTATTGCTGCGAGGACCTTGTGGTGAAGGTGATTATACATTGGTACGCTCAGCATTTCCTGCCCTGAAGGTGCTCAAAATGGAAGATTTGGAGAGCTTTCAGAGATGGGATGCAGTCGAAGAGACTCAAGGAGAACAGATATTGTTTCCTTGTCTAGAGAAACTGTCAATTGAGAAATGCCCAAAGCTGGCAGCATTACCTGAAGCACCATTGCTGCGAGGACCTTGTGGTGAGGGTGGTTATACATTGGTACACTCTGCGTTTCCTTCCCTAAAGGTACTCAAAATGGAAGATTTGGAGAGCTTTCGGAGATGGGATGCAGTCGAAGAGACTCAAGGAGAACAGATATTGTTTCCTTGTCTTGAGGAACTGTCAATTGAGAAATGCCCAGAGCTGATAAATTTACCTGAAGCACCATTGCTTGAAGAACCATGTAGCGGAGGTGGTTATAGATTGGTACGTTCAGCCTTTCCTGCCCTCAAGGTGCTCAAAATGAAATGCTTGGGGAGTTTTCAGAGATGGGATGGTGCTGCCAAAGGTGAACAAATATTTTTTCCACAGCTTGAGAAACTATCAGTTCAGCAATGCCCAATGTTGATAGATTTACCTGAGGTACCAAAAATCAGTGTGTTAGAAATTGAAGATGGCAAGCAAGAGATCTTCCAGTTTGTGGACAAATATTTGTCCTCATTGACCAATCTGATACTGAAGCTAAAAAATACAGAAACACCATCAGAGGTTGAGTGCACTTCAATTCTACCTGTGGACAACAAGGAGAAATGGAACCAGAAATCCCCTCTGACAGTTGTGGGGTTAGGATGCTGCAACTCATTCTTTGGACCAGGTGCACTAGAGCCGTGGGGCTATTTTGTACACCTTGAAAACTTGGAAATTGATAGATGTGATGTGCTCGTCCACTGGCCAGAGAATGTGTTCCAAAGCATGGTATCCTTGAGGACATTACTGATTAGAAACTGCAAAAATCTGACTGGATATGCACAAGCTCCTCTTGAGCCGTTGGCGTCTGAAAGGAGTCAGCACCCGAGAGGTCTGGAGTCTCTTTATTTAGAAAACTGCCCAAGTTTAGTAGAGATGTTCAACGTCCCGGCATCTCTCAAGGAAATGTATATTGATGGGTGCATTAAGCTTGAGTCCATATTCGGCAAGCAGCAGGGCATGGCAGAGTTAGTCCAAGTATCTTCTAGCAGTGAGGCAGACGTGCCTACAGCTGTATCAGAGTTGCCATCCTCACCCATGAATCACTTTTATACATGCCTAGAATATCTACGTTTAGTTGGATGTGGAAGCTTACCAGCGGTTCTAAGTCTGCCTTTGTCCTTAAAGACCATACGGATTGCTGGCTGCAGTAGTATTCAAGTCCTATCATGCCAGCTGGGTGGGCTCCAGAAACCAGAAGCCACTACCTACAGAAGCAGAAGTCCTATCATGCCACAGCCACCAGCAGCAACTGCAAGAGAGCATTTACTTCCTCCCCATCTCGAATCTCTAACAATATGGGACTGTGCTGGCATGTTGGGTGGGCCTCTCCGTCTGCCTGCACCCCTCAAGACACTGCGCATTATTGGCAACAGTGGGCTGACATCGCTGGAGTGTCTGTCGGGAGAGCACCCCCCATCGTTGGAATACCTTGATCTTGAAAAATCCAGTACCCTGGCATCCCTGCCGAATGAGCCGCAAGTATACAGTTCTCTCTGGGCTCTTGAAATTAGAGGCTGCCCTGCTATAAAGAAGCTCCCTAGATGCCTGCAGCCGCAACTGGGCACCATCGACCACAAATTTCTAGATGCCTGCTATAAAG TAACGGAATTCAAACCATTGAAACCGAAGACATGGAAGGAAATACCGAGGCTAGTCCGTGAGCGGAGGCAGGCCTGCCGGAGCTGA